A window from Staphylococcus succinus encodes these proteins:
- a CDS encoding amino acid permease, whose translation MAQNNMKRGLNSRHISMIAIGGAIGTGLFVATGNVISQAGPGGAILAYLIIGVMLYFLMSSIGELATFYPVSGSFSSYSTRFVDSSLGFTMGWLYWVMWVLVTSVDIIIASSVLNYWEVFSFFSPVTWSMLFLCLLLLLNIFSVKAFGETEFWLSLIKVITIIVFIIIGILTIVGILGGKTYGFDHFTTGQAPFVGGISGFLGVLLIAGFSVGGTEVVAVTAGESSNPHQSMPKAIKQVFWRILLFYVLSIAVISAIIPYTDPLLLNKSESVSQSPFTIVFDRVGIAFAASVINAVILTSLLSAANSGIYTTSRMLFSMSEDKQAPRIFGKLNKTTKLPMISIFTTFIIVLLIIILAQFKSDIVFSLLNIIGSLVIVVWASSIISQIRLRSAIKKQNKNPDDVLPYKAPFYPLGPIIVIVALLFLFAGNSLGALISGDFLAVLRNISPIIILAIIYFAHKVVRKTKIIKLEEMDLKSHKYE comes from the coding sequence ATGGCGCAAAATAACATGAAACGTGGTCTTAACTCGCGACATATTTCAATGATAGCTATTGGTGGTGCAATTGGGACTGGACTATTTGTAGCGACAGGAAATGTAATCTCTCAAGCAGGCCCTGGTGGTGCAATATTAGCTTACTTGATTATCGGAGTGATGTTATATTTCTTAATGTCATCTATTGGGGAGTTAGCTACATTTTATCCAGTATCAGGATCCTTCAGCTCATATTCAACTCGATTCGTAGATAGCTCTTTAGGATTTACAATGGGATGGCTATATTGGGTAATGTGGGTATTGGTAACAAGTGTTGATATCATTATTGCATCTAGTGTACTGAATTACTGGGAAGTATTTAGTTTCTTTAGCCCAGTAACATGGAGTATGCTCTTTTTATGTTTACTCTTGTTACTAAATATTTTTTCAGTTAAGGCTTTTGGTGAAACTGAATTTTGGTTATCACTTATCAAAGTCATAACTATCATTGTATTTATTATTATTGGTATTTTAACAATAGTGGGTATCTTAGGTGGAAAAACGTATGGTTTTGACCATTTCACTACTGGACAAGCCCCCTTTGTTGGCGGTATTTCTGGCTTTTTAGGTGTCTTGTTGATTGCAGGGTTTTCTGTTGGTGGCACTGAAGTTGTTGCAGTAACAGCCGGCGAATCTTCAAACCCTCATCAATCGATGCCTAAAGCTATTAAACAGGTGTTTTGGAGAATATTATTATTTTATGTGTTATCAATTGCAGTTATTTCAGCAATTATACCTTATACTGATCCACTACTGTTAAATAAGTCTGAATCAGTAAGCCAAAGTCCGTTTACTATTGTATTTGATCGTGTAGGTATCGCTTTTGCTGCTTCTGTCATTAATGCAGTTATTTTAACTTCACTGTTGTCGGCAGCCAATTCTGGTATTTATACAACAAGTCGTATGTTGTTCTCAATGTCTGAAGATAAACAAGCACCGCGTATTTTCGGAAAATTAAATAAAACGACTAAATTACCTATGATTTCTATATTCACTACGTTTATCATAGTACTACTTATTATTATATTGGCTCAATTTAAATCAGACATCGTCTTTTCACTACTTAATATAATTGGTTCATTGGTAATAGTAGTTTGGGCATCTAGTATTATCTCACAAATACGTTTACGTTCAGCAATCAAAAAGCAAAATAAAAATCCCGACGATGTGCTTCCATATAAAGCACCGTTCTATCCGTTAGGACCTATTATTGTCATTGTTGCATTACTTTTCTTATTTGCTGGTAATTCATTAGGCGCTCTCATCTCTGGTGATTTTTTAGCAGTACTACGCAATATTTCACCAATCATTATTTTAGCTATTATTTACTTTGCACATAAAGTAGTTCGTAAAACTAAAATCATTAAACTTGAAGAAATGGATTTAAAAAGTCACAAGTACGAGTAA
- a CDS encoding Cof-type HAD-IIB family hydrolase, which produces MSDYKVIVMDMDDTLMNTNNEVSPETAAYLIEAQSQGYKVILASGRPTEGMLPTAKLLQLDQNNSYVISYNGGKTINVSNEQVEVSRSISKENFDLIVDYCRENKLFVLTYDGGYIIYEGEHEYMNIESELTGLPMKRVDNIKDYIQTEVPKAMGVDYVPNVTALNIELAGHFNEDVDVTTSKPYFLEFMAKDVSKGNAVTALCDKLGYNLSQVIAFGDSSNDISMLEVVGYAVAMDNANDAVKAVADEVTLSNGENGIPHALKTLLK; this is translated from the coding sequence ATGAGTGATTATAAAGTTATAGTAATGGATATGGATGACACATTGATGAATACTAATAATGAAGTTAGCCCTGAAACAGCTGCTTATTTGATTGAAGCACAAAGTCAGGGGTATAAAGTGATATTAGCTTCAGGTCGTCCAACAGAAGGAATGTTACCGACAGCAAAATTATTACAACTAGACCAAAATAATAGTTATGTAATCAGTTATAACGGCGGTAAGACAATTAACGTTAGCAATGAGCAAGTAGAAGTGAGTCGCTCAATTTCTAAAGAAAATTTTGACTTAATAGTAGATTACTGCAGAGAAAATAAATTATTCGTTTTAACGTATGATGGAGGCTATATCATATATGAAGGTGAGCATGAATATATGAATATAGAATCTGAGTTAACTGGCTTACCGATGAAACGCGTAGATAATATTAAGGACTATATTCAAACAGAAGTGCCGAAAGCAATGGGTGTAGATTATGTACCAAATGTTACGGCTTTGAATATCGAATTAGCAGGACACTTTAATGAGGATGTTGACGTTACAACGAGTAAACCTTATTTCCTAGAGTTTATGGCTAAAGATGTATCTAAAGGCAATGCTGTTACCGCATTATGTGATAAATTAGGTTATAACTTATCACAAGTTATTGCATTTGGAGATAGTTCTAATGATATATCAATGCTTGAAGTAGTTGGTTATGCAGTAGCAATGGATAATGCTAACGATGCAGTTAAAGCTGTTGCTGATGAAGTTACTTTAAGTAATGGGGAGAACGGTATTCCTCACGCTTTAAAAACACTTTTAAAATAA
- the thrB gene encoding homoserine kinase, whose translation MSNMLHLKIPASTANLGVGFDSIGMALNKFLYLDVKTNTSGVWSFNHVGPNVEDLPTDNRHYIYQIAQKVARKYDVILPGLDIEMRSEIPLARGLGSSASALVGALYIANYFGDIELSKYELLQLATEFEGHPDNVAPTIYGGLVLGYYNPDTKVTDVSYIDTPKVDIIITIPSYELRTDDSRNTLPDTFSHKKAVQNSAISNTMISALIQHNYELAGKMMEQDGFHEPYRQHLIPEFQSIKDIAKQYQAYATVISGAGPTVLTLIAPERSGELVRALKGEFDDCRSELVTINESGVVSKVLYQRL comes from the coding sequence ATGAGCAACATGTTACATTTAAAAATTCCGGCATCTACCGCTAACTTAGGTGTCGGTTTTGATTCTATAGGAATGGCTTTAAATAAATTTTTATATTTAGATGTAAAAACAAATACAAGTGGTGTATGGAGTTTTAATCATGTTGGACCTAATGTAGAAGATTTACCCACAGATAATAGACACTATATTTATCAAATTGCGCAGAAAGTTGCACGCAAATACGATGTCATCTTACCAGGGTTAGATATTGAAATGAGAAGTGAGATTCCGCTTGCGAGAGGGTTAGGCTCTTCAGCATCAGCTTTAGTTGGTGCGCTCTATATTGCTAACTATTTTGGTGATATCGAATTGTCTAAATACGAATTACTTCAATTAGCTACAGAGTTTGAAGGGCATCCAGATAATGTAGCGCCAACAATTTACGGTGGTCTTGTTTTAGGGTATTATAATCCGGATACTAAAGTGACGGATGTTTCGTATATCGATACGCCTAAAGTAGATATTATTATCACTATACCATCATACGAACTACGAACTGATGATTCCAGAAATACCTTGCCAGATACATTTTCACATAAAAAGGCCGTACAAAATAGTGCAATCAGTAATACTATGATCAGTGCATTGATTCAACACAATTATGAGCTTGCAGGAAAAATGATGGAACAAGATGGCTTTCATGAACCATATCGTCAACACTTAATCCCAGAGTTTCAGTCAATTAAAGATATAGCTAAACAATATCAAGCTTATGCTACAGTTATTAGTGGTGCCGGTCCAACAGTACTTACGCTTATTGCACCAGAACGTAGTGGTGAATTAGTAAGGGCGCTCAAAGGCGAGTTTGATGATTGTCGTTCTGAATTGGTAACTATCAATGAAAGTGGCGTAGTATCTAAAGTACTGTACCAACGTCTTTAA
- the thrC gene encoding threonine synthase translates to MEKWQGLVKEFKEYLPVNENTPQLTLNEGHTPLVYCENLSEMLGIELHVKYEGANPTGSFKDRGMVMAMAKAKEEGKKIVICASTGNTSASAAAYAARAGLKAIVVIPEGKIALGKLSQAVMYGAEIVSIEGNFDEALEIVKEVAENGEIALVNSVNPYRIEGQKTGAFEVIEQLGGVAPDILSIPVGNAGNISAYWKGFKEYHERDNTSLPHMYGFQAEGASPIVQNKVVKDPDTVATAIRIGNPASWDKATNALNESNGLIDSVTDEEILEAYQLMARKEGVFSEPASNASVAGLIKLHRAGKLPQGKKVVAVLTGNGLKDPDTAISLLDNPIKPLPNDRKSILEYIKGAL, encoded by the coding sequence ATGGAGAAATGGCAAGGGTTAGTAAAAGAATTCAAGGAATATTTACCAGTAAATGAAAATACACCACAATTAACATTAAATGAAGGTCACACGCCATTAGTTTATTGTGAAAATTTATCAGAAATGCTTGGCATTGAATTACATGTTAAATATGAAGGTGCAAATCCTACAGGTTCTTTTAAAGATAGAGGCATGGTTATGGCTATGGCTAAAGCTAAAGAAGAAGGGAAAAAAATAGTGATCTGTGCATCTACAGGTAATACTTCAGCATCAGCGGCTGCCTATGCAGCACGTGCAGGTCTAAAAGCAATCGTAGTTATCCCTGAAGGTAAAATAGCTTTAGGTAAACTATCACAAGCTGTCATGTATGGTGCAGAAATTGTTTCTATTGAAGGCAATTTTGATGAAGCCTTAGAGATTGTGAAAGAAGTTGCTGAAAATGGGGAAATTGCACTGGTAAATTCAGTCAATCCTTACAGAATAGAGGGACAAAAAACAGGTGCTTTTGAAGTTATAGAACAATTAGGCGGCGTAGCTCCTGATATTTTATCTATTCCTGTAGGTAATGCTGGTAATATTTCAGCCTATTGGAAAGGTTTTAAAGAATACCATGAACGTGATAATACATCATTACCCCATATGTATGGATTCCAAGCTGAAGGTGCGTCGCCTATCGTTCAAAACAAAGTAGTAAAAGACCCTGATACTGTTGCAACGGCAATTCGTATTGGTAACCCTGCAAGTTGGGATAAAGCGACAAATGCATTAAATGAATCAAACGGTTTAATTGATAGTGTTACAGATGAAGAAATCTTAGAAGCGTATCAATTAATGGCACGTAAAGAAGGTGTCTTTAGTGAACCTGCGAGTAATGCTTCTGTAGCTGGATTGATAAAATTACACCGTGCTGGTAAGCTGCCACAAGGTAAGAAGGTTGTAGCTGTACTCACTGGTAATGGATTAAAAGATCCTGACACAGCGATATCATTGTTAGATAATCCTATCAAACCTTTACCAAATGATAGAAAGAGCATCTTAGAATATATCAAAGGGGCACTATAG
- a CDS encoding homoserine dehydrogenase encodes MKELNVALLGLGTVGSGVVKIIEENRQQIKDTMDKDINIRHILVRDKSRSRPINVSKYNLTEDIDEILNDDSIDIIVEVMGGIEPTVDWLKRALSQKKHVITANKDLLAVHLNVLEDLAQENDVALKYEASVAGGIPIVNAINNGLNANNISKFMGILNGTSNFILSKMTQEETSFEDALDEAQKLGFAEADPTDDVEGVDAARKVVITSYLTFNQVINLSDVERHGISDVELSDIKVADELGYKIKLIGKGTYENREVQASVAPTLINKAHQLSAVEDEFNAIYVIGDAVGETMFYGKGAGSLATGSAVVSDLLNVTLNFDSNLHTLPPHFELKTEATKEMMEDEDTVTIKEKESYYAVVQTDGDELNKVESLIKANLPFHKSLAIKERDAHTVGVIIVGIDESPESSITESGYIVKKIYPVEGV; translated from the coding sequence ATGAAAGAATTAAATGTAGCCCTGCTCGGTTTAGGTACTGTAGGTTCAGGTGTAGTTAAGATAATCGAAGAGAACAGACAACAAATTAAAGACACAATGGACAAGGATATTAATATTAGACATATCTTAGTCCGCGACAAATCTAGATCAAGACCTATTAATGTATCGAAGTATAATTTAACAGAAGACATTGATGAAATTTTAAACGATGATTCTATTGATATTATTGTTGAAGTAATGGGCGGCATTGAGCCGACGGTTGACTGGTTGAAACGTGCGTTAAGTCAGAAGAAGCATGTTATTACTGCAAATAAAGATTTACTAGCTGTTCATTTGAATGTGTTAGAAGATTTAGCACAAGAAAACGATGTAGCACTGAAATACGAAGCGAGTGTTGCTGGAGGTATTCCAATTGTTAACGCGATTAATAATGGTTTGAATGCCAATAACATTAGTAAATTCATGGGGATATTAAATGGTACATCTAACTTTATCCTAAGTAAAATGACTCAAGAAGAAACATCGTTTGAAGATGCATTAGATGAAGCTCAAAAACTAGGTTTTGCAGAAGCAGATCCTACTGATGATGTAGAAGGTGTCGATGCAGCAAGAAAAGTTGTAATTACATCATATTTAACATTTAACCAAGTGATTAATTTGTCTGATGTAGAAAGACACGGTATTAGTGATGTTGAATTATCAGACATCAAAGTTGCAGATGAGTTAGGTTATAAAATCAAATTGATTGGTAAAGGTACATATGAAAATAGAGAGGTTCAAGCATCTGTAGCACCAACGTTAATCAATAAAGCACATCAACTTTCTGCTGTTGAAGATGAATTTAATGCGATTTATGTTATTGGTGATGCTGTTGGAGAAACGATGTTCTACGGTAAAGGTGCAGGTAGCTTAGCCACAGGTAGTGCTGTAGTGAGTGATTTATTAAATGTAACATTAAATTTTGATTCTAATTTACACACGTTACCACCACATTTTGAGTTGAAAACAGAAGCAACAAAAGAAATGATGGAGGATGAAGACACGGTGACAATTAAAGAAAAAGAAAGTTACTATGCTGTTGTCCAAACTGATGGTGATGAGCTTAATAAAGTTGAGTCATTGATTAAAGCTAACTTACCTTTCCATAAATCATTAGCTATCAAAGAACGTGATGCACATACAGTTGGTGTGATTATCGTAGGTATAGATGAGTCACCAGAGTCTTCAATAACAGAATCAGGTTATATCGTTAAGAAAATATATCCAGTCGAAGGGGTTTAA
- a CDS encoding aspartate kinase yields MKVAKFGGSSVSNAEQIKKVLNIVNSDDDRKIIVVSAPGKRHKEDVKTTDLLIRLYEKVIAGLDHISKKEEIMQRYADIIYELEMHDNLLFTIDKTLEHYIKTLKNKPSRLLDALLSCGENFNAQLIAEYNNSQGIPTRYISPGDAGITVTDLPQNAQILDHSYEDIYQLRAYKEKLIIPGFFGISRQNYVVTFPRGGSDITGAIVARGVRADLYENFTDVSGIFRANPTIVKHPEVIDEITYREMRELSYAGFGVFHDEALQPLHKDRIPVVIKNTNRPNDTGTFIRHDREINSNNIVSGISCDKDFTVLNIKKYLMNRQVGFTRKILGVLEDYNISFDHMPSGIDSISIIMRSKEIQNREEQVLNDIRKNCDVDELSVEHNLAILMIVGEGMHRIVGTANTITHALAESNINLKMMNQGASEISIMFGIDVTDAEKAVKATYEYCYNGECLKL; encoded by the coding sequence ATGAAAGTAGCGAAATTTGGAGGAAGTTCTGTTTCTAATGCAGAACAAATAAAAAAAGTATTAAATATCGTCAATTCGGACGATGATAGAAAGATTATTGTTGTTTCTGCACCAGGTAAACGCCATAAAGAAGACGTCAAAACAACTGACTTACTGATACGTCTATACGAAAAAGTCATTGCAGGTTTAGACCATATTTCTAAAAAAGAAGAAATTATGCAACGTTATGCTGATATTATTTATGAATTAGAAATGCATGATAATTTATTGTTCACTATTGATAAAACGCTAGAACATTACATCAAGACATTAAAAAATAAACCTTCTCGTTTATTAGATGCGCTACTCTCTTGTGGCGAGAATTTCAATGCCCAACTCATTGCTGAATATAATAATAGTCAAGGTATACCTACGCGTTACATTTCACCAGGTGATGCGGGTATCACAGTTACCGATTTACCACAAAACGCGCAAATCTTAGACCATTCTTATGAAGATATATACCAATTAAGAGCGTATAAAGAAAAATTAATTATTCCAGGATTTTTTGGTATTTCAAGACAAAACTATGTTGTAACATTCCCTCGTGGTGGTTCCGACATTACTGGTGCAATTGTTGCACGAGGTGTAAGAGCTGATTTATATGAAAATTTCACAGATGTCTCAGGTATATTTAGAGCAAACCCAACTATTGTAAAACACCCTGAAGTCATTGATGAAATTACCTATAGAGAGATGCGCGAGTTATCTTATGCTGGCTTTGGTGTATTTCATGATGAAGCACTGCAACCATTGCATAAAGATAGAATTCCTGTCGTTATAAAAAATACAAATCGTCCTAACGATACAGGTACTTTTATTCGCCATGATAGAGAAATCAATTCGAATAATATCGTCAGTGGCATCAGCTGTGACAAAGACTTTACAGTACTAAATATTAAAAAATATTTAATGAACAGACAAGTTGGATTTACACGTAAAATACTTGGCGTGCTTGAAGATTATAATATTTCATTTGATCATATGCCTTCTGGTATAGATAGTATAAGTATTATTATGCGTTCAAAAGAAATTCAAAATCGCGAAGAACAAGTGTTAAATGATATCCGTAAAAATTGTGATGTGGATGAATTAAGCGTTGAACACAATTTAGCTATACTCATGATTGTTGGAGAAGGCATGCATAGAATTGTCGGTACTGCGAATACAATTACCCATGCCCTTGCAGAGTCTAATATCAATTTAAAAATGATGAACCAAGGCGCTTCAGAAATTTCAATCATGTTCGGTATCGATGTTACTGATGCTGAAAAAGCAGTTAAAGCTACATATGAATATTGTTATAACGGCGAATGTTTGAAATTGTAA
- a CDS encoding NERD domain-containing protein, with product MFLLFILLVIIILLIIVAIINHRVMQQKLDTEIYAKDQLVTKISTVTRENTHLKNQMLRIDGNNDTHHHGLRKAKQDLYEILEQYKQEGKIQHYAIIATGNLAVKHPLFEFARTFDYVVISEKGIFNINVKNWKQKTFYHFTVDPTLENQPNKENTVNQTVGRYIAEQYHSQFQSSNKATYTFIERIKNNSVIFDFYNYDPYEQAAKNTKELEAKIAERLNHNIKSIGLVYFTDGSVNLIDGPTVREEYAETVSSKSSLKEIIGGTINEAEEALTKEQYDKLVARFH from the coding sequence ATGTTTCTTCTATTCATTTTACTAGTAATCATTATTTTACTCATTATTGTTGCTATTATTAACCACCGTGTTATGCAACAAAAATTGGATACAGAAATTTATGCTAAAGACCAATTGGTCACTAAAATAAGTACGGTTACACGTGAAAACACGCACTTAAAAAACCAAATGTTACGCATTGATGGCAATAATGATACACATCACCACGGCTTAAGAAAAGCTAAGCAAGACTTATACGAAATTTTAGAGCAATATAAACAAGAAGGCAAAATTCAACACTATGCTATTATTGCAACAGGAAATCTTGCAGTAAAACATCCGCTTTTTGAATTTGCACGAACATTTGATTATGTTGTTATTTCAGAAAAAGGTATTTTCAACATTAACGTGAAAAACTGGAAGCAAAAAACTTTCTATCACTTTACTGTAGATCCAACTTTAGAAAATCAACCTAATAAAGAGAACACAGTAAACCAAACAGTGGGTCGCTATATCGCAGAGCAATACCACAGCCAATTCCAATCTTCAAATAAAGCAACATATACATTTATAGAACGCATCAAAAATAACTCAGTTATTTTCGATTTCTATAATTATGATCCTTATGAGCAAGCAGCCAAAAACACCAAAGAGTTAGAAGCCAAAATAGCTGAACGTCTTAATCACAATATCAAAAGTATTGGACTTGTATACTTTACAGATGGTAGCGTGAATCTAATCGATGGTCCTACGGTCAGAGAAGAATATGCTGAAACTGTTTCTTCTAAGTCTTCACTTAAAGAAATCATTGGTGGAACGATTAACGAAGCTGAGGAAGCTTTAACGAAAGAACAATACGATAAACTTGTAGCGCGTTTCCACTAA
- the nucI gene encoding thermonuclease NucI — translation MKSTKKMTTLVVGIIILGVLAFQFINHSGPFQGNSSNSAAGPDQTEKVHVERVVDGDTLVAKDENGEQLKVRLIGIDTPETVKPNTPVQPYGKEASNYTKKHLTDKDVFLEFDKEKEDRYGRILAYVWLDKKTMYNEQMVKNGLAREKYFAPNGKYREIFQKAERQAKSDKLNLWS, via the coding sequence GTGAAATCGACAAAGAAAATGACAACGCTAGTTGTTGGTATTATTATTTTAGGTGTTTTAGCATTTCAATTTATTAATCATAGTGGTCCGTTTCAAGGGAATAGTTCTAATTCAGCAGCTGGTCCTGATCAAACGGAAAAGGTACATGTTGAACGCGTAGTAGATGGAGATACGTTAGTTGCTAAAGATGAAAATGGTGAGCAATTAAAGGTTAGATTAATAGGGATTGATACGCCAGAAACAGTTAAACCGAATACACCGGTACAGCCTTATGGGAAAGAAGCTTCAAATTATACTAAGAAACATTTAACTGATAAAGATGTTTTTTTAGAGTTTGATAAAGAAAAAGAAGATCGTTATGGTAGGATTTTAGCCTATGTTTGGTTAGATAAAAAAACGATGTATAATGAACAAATGGTGAAAAATGGCTTAGCCCGTGAGAAATATTTTGCACCGAATGGTAAGTACAGAGAAATATTCCAAAAAGCTGAACGACAAGCTAAAAGTGATAAATTAAATTTGTGGAGTTAA
- a CDS encoding PepSY domain-containing protein, protein MTIKRLATLTLSAVLLTACGNSSSDGDKKSSSSSSEESNEKVITLNDIQTSPKAALKKAQSVYSGQNLKGISYEQHNGEWVYKIEQQKSNEESEVIVSDKDKALINKETEKENSVDSKEEFKYSDAINFKDAIKKGQKEVGGDDIKEWSLSKDDGKLVYDMDLKKGNTKYEVSVDAKNGKLLNSEKDN, encoded by the coding sequence ATGACAATAAAAAGGTTAGCAACGTTAACGCTATCTGCAGTATTATTAACTGCTTGTGGTAATAGTTCCTCAGATGGTGATAAAAAATCATCAAGCTCGAGTAGTGAAGAAAGTAATGAAAAAGTTATCACATTAAATGATATTCAAACTAGCCCCAAAGCAGCCTTAAAAAAAGCGCAGAGTGTCTATAGTGGACAAAATTTAAAAGGTATTTCTTATGAACAACATAATGGTGAATGGGTATATAAAATTGAACAACAAAAATCTAATGAAGAATCAGAAGTAATCGTTTCGGATAAGGATAAAGCGTTAATAAACAAAGAAACTGAAAAAGAGAATTCAGTGGATTCAAAAGAGGAGTTTAAATATAGTGACGCTATTAATTTTAAAGATGCAATTAAGAAAGGGCAAAAAGAAGTTGGAGGTGATGATATCAAGGAATGGTCATTATCCAAAGATGACGGAAAGCTTGTTTATGATATGGATTTGAAAAAAGGGAACACTAAGTATGAAGTCAGCGTTGATGCAAAAAATGGAAAATTATTAAATAGTGAAAAAGACAACTAA
- a CDS encoding sulfite exporter TauE/SafE family protein: MDIIHGITMLLIGIFGGFISGLVGIGGAIIIYPAILLLPPLFGAPAYGVYIASGLTSSQVFFSTLGGSFKARKKVGFSPKLVMNMGGGMVIGSVFGAILASLLNATFINTIYIIIAIIALLLMFIKVKASFQDIKFNSILLILVGFGIGVLSGIIGAGGAFIIIPVLLVLFKLPMDAVVTNSIVIAFISSIGSFIIKLIQGYIPLESAIFLIIGSMIFAPIGLKIGSKLPDTIQKGIVSILITIAIIQLVF; encoded by the coding sequence ATGGATATTATCCATGGCATTACTATGCTATTGATTGGCATATTTGGAGGTTTCATATCTGGTTTGGTTGGTATAGGAGGGGCGATTATTATTTACCCAGCTATTCTATTGTTACCACCATTATTCGGAGCGCCTGCCTATGGTGTATACATTGCTTCAGGTCTTACTTCCAGTCAAGTATTTTTTAGTACACTTGGTGGCTCATTCAAAGCAAGAAAAAAAGTTGGATTTTCTCCCAAACTGGTAATGAACATGGGTGGGGGTATGGTTATTGGAAGTGTATTTGGAGCGATATTAGCGAGTTTATTAAATGCTACTTTTATAAATACTATCTATATAATTATTGCTATAATCGCATTACTATTGATGTTTATTAAAGTTAAAGCTTCTTTTCAAGACATCAAATTCAACTCTATATTACTTATCTTAGTAGGATTTGGAATTGGGGTACTATCAGGTATTATAGGTGCGGGTGGAGCATTTATCATTATTCCTGTATTATTGGTTTTATTTAAATTGCCAATGGATGCTGTAGTGACCAACAGTATCGTCATTGCTTTTATATCATCAATAGGGTCTTTTATCATTAAACTTATACAAGGCTATATTCCTCTAGAAAGTGCAATATTTTTAATCATAGGAAGTATGATATTTGCGCCCATAGGACTAAAAATAGGCTCAAAGTTACCTGATACTATTCAAAAAGGGATTGTAAGTATTTTAATCACAATCGCAATTATACAGCTCGTATTTTAA
- the cstR gene encoding persulfide-sensing transcriptional repressor CstR: MDYDKKMINRINRIQGQLNGVIKMMEEEKDCREVITQLSASKSSIQRLMGIIVSENLIECVKLAEENNESSQELINEAVDLLVKSK, from the coding sequence ATGGATTATGATAAAAAAATGATTAATCGTATTAATAGAATACAAGGCCAACTAAATGGTGTTATAAAAATGATGGAAGAAGAAAAAGATTGTAGAGAGGTGATTACACAACTCAGTGCGTCAAAAAGTTCAATTCAACGACTCATGGGTATTATTGTTAGTGAGAATTTAATCGAATGTGTAAAGTTAGCTGAAGAGAATAATGAAAGTTCACAAGAACTGATTAATGAAGCTGTTGACTTATTGGTGAAAAGTAAATAA